One stretch of Bactrocera tryoni isolate S06 unplaced genomic scaffold, CSIRO_BtryS06_freeze2 scaffold_7, whole genome shotgun sequence DNA includes these proteins:
- the LOC120781454 gene encoding protein ALP1-like has product MERFQASRPNAFPFVVGCLDGTHFKINTPKKDAISYYDRKGNYSIIMQGICDSTFRFLDVFIGYPGSCHDANVWKNSPIYKGITSGEIQLAKDAIILADSAYPLMKYLIAPYRDNGHLLREEKQFNYYLSSTRVFIEQAFGILRGKFKILNHIDIQNMEDVSKVVLA; this is encoded by the exons ATGGAGCGTTTCCAAGCGAGCCGGCCGAATGCATTTCCTTTCGTAGTTGGCTGTTTGGATGGgacacattttaaaataaacacacCGAAGAAGGATGCAATTAGCTACTATGACCGAAAGGGGAACTATTCCATTATTATGCAG GGCATATGCGACAGCACATTTCGTTTCTTGGATGTTTTCATCGGATACCCAGGGAGCTGCCATGACGCCAACGTATGGAAAAATAGTCCGATATACAAAGGAATTACGTCTGGAGAGATACAACTTGCAAAAGATGCTATAATTTTAGCTGACTCAGCTTATCCTCTTATGAAATATTTGATCGCGCCTTATAGAGATAATGGACATCTGTTGAGAGAGGagaaacaatttaattattatttaagttcAACTCGAGTATTCATAGAACAAGCTTTTGGGATTTTGAGgggaaagttcaaaattttaaatcatattgATATTCAAAATATGGAAGATGTATCAAAAGTAGTATTAGCTTGA